In the genome of Deinococcota bacterium, the window CGGTGACGGGCTGGCCCTCTTCGTAGATATAGAGCTCGCTCAAGCTCAGGCCGCGCTGCTCGGCGGCCAGGCTGATCCTCACCTGCCGCGCTTCGACGGGCTCAAAGATGACCTGCAAAACGCCCTCGAAGACCTCATAAACCGCCTCCCCAGTTTCGGCGACGATCTCCCAATCTTCGCCGTCGCTGGAGACCTCGACGCGGAAGTCCGCGGGGTAGGTATCGGCGTCCCCGCCCGTCAGCCAGTGGACGCGGGTAACATTGGCGGCTTCACCCAGGTCGACCTCGATGTAGCTGCCGGCGTCGCCCGCGGCGGTCCAGACCGTGCTCGGGTCGCTATCTACGGCGTTTTCGACTTCCCCTTCGGCCTCGCTGGCGGTGACGGTCCAAGCCTCTACCGGCAGGCCGTCCCGCTCGA includes:
- a CDS encoding discoidin domain-containing protein; protein product: MNAVQRLTRTDRGAGLRLAALIMILALSGALAQEVEVERDGLPVEAWTVTASEAEGEVENAVDSDPSTVWTAAGDAGSYIEVDLGEAANVTRVHWLTGGDADTYPADFRVEVSSDGEDWEIVAETGEAVYEVFEGVLQVIFEPVEARQVRISLAAEQRGLSLSELYIYEEGQPVTVRIENFDYLPDVLVAEGTTVTWIQIDAAPHTVTEGPPGKPAEERVFDSSGQAEGDYEEMFPGDTYSFTFEEAGDYEYHCIPHPYMRGRVVVVTF